One part of the Sphingobium yanoikuyae genome encodes these proteins:
- a CDS encoding response regulator: MQPEPTKILAVDDVEENLTALEALLADEGVTLIKARSGMQALELLLVEDVALALLDVQMPGMDGFELAELMRGTERTRRVPIIFLTAVATDERRQFRGYESGAIDYLFKPVDPHILRHKVALFVELFQQRQELARERDSHAAALARIQAHGDNSPLAIVEIDAQRHVVAWSKGAERLFGWRAAEVAGFGASELKWLDDSQRGDFAGLMDEMIAGTVPRTNRLLRFHTAEGLTLDCECYCSALRDAAGRLFSISLQILDVTERKRAEATQKLLIGELNHRVKNTLASVQAIATQTLRHSSGPSDFAPTFIGRIHALASAHSLLSGETWQAARLGDLIEGQVTIGAIDGERFHWNGPEVDLRPEPALHLALVLHELVTNAHKYGALSAPAGRVELEWRLTNDQLVLDWRERGGPPVEPPSRRGFGTALIERSLRSDGGSAQPHYGAEGMGWTLTLPYASSPRLRKKARPAPREQGASASGSDGKAHLGGRRLLLIEDEPLVAFELAATLEDAGGHIVGQAATVADALALIDQAECDLVLLDGNLQGEGVEQVARVLADRAMPFLFVSGYGRDHLPEAFDAVPVIEKPFKVADLIDAIAKLTVSTTRR, from the coding sequence ATGCAGCCTGAGCCCACCAAGATCCTGGCGGTCGACGATGTCGAGGAAAATCTGACCGCGCTTGAAGCGCTGCTGGCGGACGAGGGCGTGACCCTCATCAAGGCGCGATCGGGCATGCAGGCGCTCGAACTGCTGCTGGTGGAGGATGTCGCGCTGGCGCTGCTCGACGTGCAGATGCCGGGTATGGACGGGTTCGAGCTGGCCGAACTGATGCGCGGCACGGAACGGACCCGGCGTGTGCCGATCATCTTCCTGACCGCCGTGGCGACCGACGAGCGGCGCCAGTTTCGCGGCTATGAAAGCGGCGCGATCGACTATCTGTTCAAGCCGGTCGATCCCCATATCCTGCGGCACAAGGTCGCCTTGTTCGTCGAACTGTTCCAGCAGCGGCAGGAACTGGCGCGGGAACGTGACAGCCATGCCGCGGCCCTGGCCCGCATCCAGGCCCATGGCGACAACAGCCCGTTGGCGATCGTGGAAATCGACGCGCAGCGCCATGTCGTCGCCTGGTCCAAGGGGGCGGAACGACTGTTCGGCTGGCGTGCGGCAGAAGTGGCTGGTTTTGGTGCGTCCGAACTCAAATGGCTGGACGACAGCCAGCGCGGCGACTTTGCCGGCCTGATGGACGAGATGATCGCCGGCACCGTGCCGCGCACCAACCGCTTGCTGCGCTTCCATACGGCCGAGGGCCTGACCCTAGATTGCGAATGCTATTGCTCGGCGCTGCGCGATGCCGCTGGCCGGCTCTTCTCGATCAGTCTGCAGATCCTCGATGTGACCGAACGCAAGCGGGCGGAGGCGACGCAGAAGCTGCTGATCGGCGAGCTTAATCACCGGGTGAAGAACACGCTGGCGTCGGTTCAGGCGATCGCCACCCAGACCTTGCGCCATTCGTCCGGCCCGTCCGATTTTGCCCCGACCTTCATCGGTCGCATCCATGCGCTGGCCAGCGCCCATTCGCTGCTGAGCGGCGAAACCTGGCAGGCCGCGCGGCTGGGCGATCTGATCGAGGGGCAGGTGACGATCGGCGCGATCGATGGCGAGCGTTTCCATTGGAACGGGCCGGAGGTCGACTTGCGGCCCGAACCGGCGCTGCACCTGGCGCTGGTGCTGCACGAACTGGTGACCAACGCCCATAAATATGGTGCGCTGTCGGCCCCGGCCGGCCGTGTCGAGCTGGAATGGCGCCTGACCAATGACCAGTTGGTTCTGGATTGGCGCGAACGCGGCGGTCCGCCGGTCGAACCGCCCAGCCGTCGCGGCTTCGGCACCGCGCTGATCGAACGCAGCCTGCGTTCCGATGGCGGCAGTGCCCAGCCCCATTACGGCGCCGAGGGCATGGGATGGACGCTGACGCTACCCTATGCCTCCAGCCCCCGCCTGCGCAAGAAGGCGCGTCCGGCGCCCCGCGAACAGGGCGCGAGCGCCAGTGGCAGTGACGGCAAGGCGCATCTGGGCGGCCGCCGCCTGCTGCTGATCGAGGACGAGCCGCTGGTCGCCTTCGAACTGGCCGCGACGCTGGAGGATGCGGGCGGCCATATCGTCGGGCAGGCTGCGACTGTGGCCGATGCGCTGGCCCTGATCGATCAGGCGGAATGCGACCTGGTGCTGCTTGACGGCAATCTCCAGGGTGAGGGCGTGGAGCAGGTTGCGCGTGTCCTGGCGGACCGGGCCATGCCCTTCCTGTTCGTCAGCGGCTATGGGCGCGATCATCTGCCCGAAGCGTTTGATGCGGTGCCGGTGATTGAAAAGCCCTTCAAGGTCGCCGACCTGATCGACGCTATTGCCAAATTGACGGTGTCGACAACCCGGAGGTGA
- a CDS encoding GNAT family N-acetyltransferase — translation MLIRNDKVGDDPAIRRVVTDAFKMLAQSTGAEAAIVERLRDDDALVLSLVAEDEGEIIGFLAASKARAGKQDGWGLIGPLAVLPSRQRQGIGSALMAEALRQLRASSRGAALVGDPIYYSRFGFRAFSGLGVAGCPPEVVQALPFDSVEPHGELIHHPAFGLDQQE, via the coding sequence ATGTTGATTCGCAACGACAAGGTTGGTGACGATCCGGCTATCCGTCGCGTCGTCACCGACGCTTTCAAGATGCTTGCCCAGTCCACAGGAGCCGAAGCGGCCATCGTCGAGAGACTGCGGGACGATGACGCGCTCGTCCTCTCGCTCGTTGCGGAGGATGAAGGCGAGATAATCGGCTTTCTGGCCGCCTCAAAAGCACGGGCGGGGAAGCAGGACGGCTGGGGTCTGATCGGTCCGCTTGCGGTTCTGCCCTCAAGGCAACGTCAAGGTATCGGGTCGGCCCTGATGGCGGAAGCCCTTCGCCAACTCCGTGCGTCGAGCAGGGGCGCGGCGCTGGTGGGCGATCCCATCTACTACAGCCGGTTCGGCTTCCGGGCTTTTTCCGGTCTGGGCGTGGCTGGCTGTCCCCCCGAGGTAGTCCAAGCCTTGCCATTCGACAGCGTCGAGCCTCACGGAGAACTTATCCATCATCCGGCGTTCGGACTGGATCAGCAGGAGTGA
- a CDS encoding gasdermin: protein MGICSDRSVNYLKSLNLNVVLHPLEDLEPLALLGEYKGARGIIGTLSQLTEEQDGNLPKITSGEAANINGQKSSKLPIELGLDILGNIIGAMGGNLGVKAAYERASKVEFSYAGVTRHRANTIEIGDYLEASKVRWDHPILKKYLFGKGRLYILTEIVTSKKLGVTAYNHDNSSIKLEVPVIKELVGGSLSVGKETETTTTVTYEGDKNLAFGFVAIELSAGDRGDDGEFDLVFRPVKAGTVSFGVGAGQGVVFADFEGALPELKTVDPAELGEGELIA from the coding sequence ATGGGTATTTGTTCAGACCGTTCGGTTAATTATCTGAAATCATTGAATCTCAATGTAGTATTGCATCCTCTCGAAGATTTGGAGCCTCTGGCCCTGCTTGGAGAATATAAAGGTGCTCGCGGAATCATTGGTACGCTGAGTCAGCTTACCGAAGAACAGGATGGCAACCTCCCGAAGATCACATCGGGCGAAGCCGCCAACATCAACGGGCAGAAGAGCAGCAAGCTGCCCATTGAGCTTGGACTCGATATACTCGGCAACATCATCGGTGCCATGGGCGGAAATCTTGGCGTGAAAGCAGCCTATGAGCGCGCCAGCAAAGTCGAGTTCAGTTACGCCGGGGTGACACGCCACCGCGCTAATACGATCGAGATCGGCGATTATCTGGAGGCGTCGAAGGTGCGGTGGGATCATCCGATCCTGAAGAAATATCTGTTCGGTAAGGGGCGTCTTTACATACTCACTGAGATTGTGACGTCAAAGAAGCTGGGGGTCACAGCTTACAACCACGATAATAGCAGCATCAAACTGGAAGTGCCCGTGATCAAGGAGTTGGTCGGTGGCTCGCTATCGGTTGGCAAGGAGACGGAGACGACCACGACCGTCACATACGAAGGCGATAAGAATCTCGCCTTCGGTTTCGTGGCGATCGAGCTTTCCGCCGGTGATCGTGGTGACGATGGTGAGTTTGATCTCGTTTTCCGCCCGGTGAAGGCCGGTACGGTCAGCTTTGGTGTCGGCGCGGGGCAAGGTGTCGTGTTCGCTGATTTTGAAGGTGCGCTTCCAGAACTCAAGACGGTCGATCCGGCAGAACTCGGCGAAGGTGAACTGATCGCCTGA
- a CDS encoding alpha/beta hydrolase, whose amino-acid sequence MTQLVFVHGVATRQTPAYAAEVQLRDDRFRKLALGKEAGIRNPFWGDLGASFAFGEQCLPRSGDLPTPFSLGGGSEIPGAIGGVSIAEIAAVDFPAAVDTLYAVLIETAATQNRQLDPEEFSEMQAAAAYAEVNTAPTWVKPDMTDAAFIDALRERLQREPPAAYGLLDRLKAAAGTVLDRGRNLVSSGVLGLTRDKLNPMAARFIGDVFVYLRGGAVRADIRHRVVAELLAARADATAKDEPLVVVGHSLGGVILYDLLTDPAGAGLPDGFAIDVLLTVGSQPGFFEELKLFAASEKSIPSPGRTLAAKPAAVARWWNVYDPVDVLSFRCQGIFDGVEDFMFSSMTGVIDAHTSYFMRPRFFERLRSRLQALA is encoded by the coding sequence ATGACCCAATTGGTGTTCGTGCATGGCGTCGCTACGCGGCAAACCCCGGCATATGCAGCAGAAGTCCAGCTCCGTGATGATCGGTTCCGCAAGCTTGCTCTCGGAAAAGAGGCGGGCATTCGCAACCCCTTCTGGGGAGACTTAGGCGCGTCCTTCGCATTTGGGGAGCAATGCCTGCCGCGCAGCGGCGACTTGCCGACGCCGTTCAGTCTCGGGGGAGGCAGTGAGATACCTGGCGCAATCGGTGGTGTATCGATCGCAGAGATTGCGGCCGTGGATTTTCCAGCTGCGGTGGACACGCTCTACGCAGTGCTGATCGAAACCGCAGCGACGCAAAACCGCCAACTCGATCCCGAAGAGTTTTCGGAAATGCAGGCCGCCGCCGCCTATGCCGAGGTCAATACTGCCCCGACTTGGGTCAAGCCCGACATGACCGACGCGGCTTTTATCGACGCCTTGCGAGAGCGCCTTCAGCGCGAGCCTCCTGCTGCCTATGGTCTGCTCGATCGCCTGAAGGCGGCGGCCGGCACTGTCCTGGATCGCGGCAGGAACCTGGTTTCATCGGGCGTTCTTGGGCTTACCCGCGACAAGCTCAACCCGATGGCAGCTAGGTTCATCGGCGACGTGTTCGTCTATCTACGTGGCGGGGCTGTTCGAGCCGACATTCGCCATCGGGTGGTAGCAGAATTACTCGCCGCGCGGGCCGATGCAACCGCAAAGGATGAGCCGCTGGTGGTTGTCGGTCATAGTCTGGGCGGGGTCATCCTGTACGATCTCCTGACAGATCCAGCCGGTGCCGGACTACCAGACGGCTTCGCTATCGACGTGCTGCTGACTGTGGGATCGCAACCCGGTTTCTTTGAGGAACTCAAGCTGTTTGCGGCAAGCGAGAAGTCGATTCCGTCGCCTGGCCGTACGCTGGCAGCAAAGCCGGCAGCGGTGGCTCGTTGGTGGAATGTCTATGACCCTGTCGATGTCCTTAGCTTCCGTTGCCAGGGTATCTTCGATGGCGTCGAAGATTTCATGTTCAGTTCGATGACCGGCGTGATC